One stretch of Burkholderia pyrrocinia DNA includes these proteins:
- a CDS encoding MurR/RpiR family transcriptional regulator, which produces MAANFDELASRIRAQFSELSPQFQAGAAFLLDHPDEVATASMRKVAQRAQVQPASLVRLAQQFGFPGWNELRDLCVARVRTRPEPLTQRARSLVRPDAKASLAHDLLAAQQHNLSVTAAQNEHALADAAKLIRKASHVHVAGFRSCYPVAFGFVYGYRLFRPTVSLLNGVAGSLEMELRTIAKQSVTVVVSFAPYSAEATRVAQAAKAQGSRIVAITDSAVSPIALHADAQLIFTHDSPSFFPSLVAAHAMAEALVAQLLALEGSDAIAALERTEAELHAKGAYVV; this is translated from the coding sequence ATGGCCGCCAATTTCGACGAACTCGCGTCCCGGATCCGGGCGCAATTTTCCGAGCTGAGCCCGCAATTCCAGGCGGGCGCCGCATTCCTGCTCGATCATCCCGACGAGGTCGCCACCGCGTCGATGCGCAAGGTCGCGCAGCGTGCGCAGGTGCAGCCTGCGTCGCTCGTGCGGCTCGCGCAGCAATTCGGTTTCCCCGGCTGGAACGAGTTGCGCGACCTGTGCGTCGCGCGCGTGCGCACGCGCCCCGAGCCGCTCACGCAGCGTGCGCGCTCGCTCGTGCGGCCCGACGCGAAGGCATCGCTCGCGCACGACCTGCTCGCCGCGCAGCAGCACAACCTGTCGGTCACCGCCGCGCAGAACGAGCACGCGCTCGCGGATGCGGCCAAACTGATCCGCAAGGCGTCGCACGTGCATGTCGCGGGGTTCCGCTCGTGTTATCCGGTCGCGTTCGGATTCGTGTACGGCTACCGGCTGTTTCGTCCGACCGTGTCGCTGCTCAACGGCGTCGCCGGTTCGCTCGAAATGGAGCTGCGGACGATCGCGAAGCAGAGCGTGACCGTGGTCGTCAGCTTCGCGCCGTATTCGGCGGAAGCGACGCGCGTCGCGCAGGCCGCGAAGGCGCAGGGCAGCCGGATCGTCGCGATCACCGACAGCGCGGTGTCGCCGATCGCGCTGCATGCGGACGCGCAACTGATCTTCACGCACGACAGCCCGTCGTTCTTCCCGTCGCTGGTGGCCGCGCATGCGATGGCCGAGGCGCTGGTCGCGCAGTTGCTCGCGCTCGAAGGCAGCGATGCGATCGCCGCGCTCGAGCGCACCGAAGCGGAGTTGCATGCGAAGGGCGCTTACGTCGTCTGA
- a CDS encoding NirD/YgiW/YdeI family stress tolerance protein produces MKQLARILTVALATLPAAVYAQYTGPSALTTTTVKELLANGKDDQHVQLQGRIVKHAGGEDYEFADATGTIRVEIDNKLWAAGQPVSDKSEVKLTGEFERKWSGKVKVDADHVEVLR; encoded by the coding sequence ATGAAACAACTGGCCAGAATCCTGACGGTCGCGCTCGCCACGCTGCCTGCCGCCGTCTACGCGCAATACACGGGACCGTCCGCGCTGACCACGACGACCGTGAAGGAACTGCTTGCGAACGGCAAGGACGATCAGCACGTGCAATTGCAGGGCCGTATCGTCAAGCATGCCGGCGGCGAGGATTACGAGTTCGCCGACGCGACCGGCACGATCCGCGTCGAGATCGACAACAAGCTGTGGGCGGCCGGGCAGCCCGTCAGCGACAAGAGCGAAGTGAAGCTGACCGGCGAATTCGAGCGCAAGTGGTCGGGCAAGGTGAAGGTCGACGCCGACCACGTCGAAGTGCTGCGCTGA
- a CDS encoding response regulator, with translation MRVLLVEDDPLIGSGLEQGLKQEGFAVDWVKDGDAASLALRSTGYGLLLLDLGLPNRDGLSVLAALRRRDETLPAIIITARDGVPDRIAGLDSGADDYLVKPFALDELLARIRAVNRRHAGRAQTTLAIGPLRLDPVKHLVWLDDEEVSLSPKEFVLLHELMREPGAVISREQFEERLYSWGEEIESNAVQVHIHNLRKKLGHDMIRTVRGVGYRIGDGA, from the coding sequence ATGCGCGTACTGCTCGTCGAGGACGATCCGCTGATCGGCAGCGGGCTCGAACAGGGCCTCAAACAGGAAGGCTTCGCGGTCGACTGGGTGAAGGACGGCGACGCCGCGTCGCTCGCGCTGCGCTCGACCGGCTACGGCCTGCTGCTGCTCGATCTCGGGCTGCCGAACCGCGACGGCCTGTCGGTGCTCGCCGCGCTGCGCCGCCGCGACGAAACCCTGCCCGCGATCATCATCACCGCACGCGACGGCGTGCCGGACCGCATCGCCGGCCTCGACAGCGGCGCGGACGACTATCTCGTCAAGCCGTTCGCGCTCGACGAACTGCTCGCCCGCATCCGCGCGGTCAACCGCCGCCATGCGGGCCGTGCGCAGACGACGCTCGCAATCGGCCCGCTGCGGCTCGATCCCGTCAAGCACCTCGTCTGGCTCGACGACGAAGAAGTGTCGCTGTCGCCGAAGGAGTTCGTGCTGCTGCACGAGCTGATGCGCGAGCCGGGCGCGGTGATTTCGCGCGAGCAGTTCGAGGAGCGGCTGTACAGCTGGGGCGAGGAAATCGAAAGCAACGCGGTGCAGGTGCATATCCACAACCTGCGCAAGAAGCTCGGCCACGACATGATCCGCACGGTGCGCGGCGTCGGCTACCGGATCGGCGACGGCGCATGA
- a CDS encoding ATP-binding protein, whose product MMRVQRAIERWRSASLRRRLLMWLLPAACVIGLVASAGTYWGALRELDDLLDDQMRSMSKQIVVGPNGELSFSNRANGKHGFEASDPDAVLLQVWRNGTLMYSTDRDSKLPPPAQTGIASIDVGGQPWRTYVTERGGTTIRLAQARHARWEAIAGIAVHLLWPVFSMLPVLAIGLWFGIGAGLRPLRTIASGLKRRNANNLEPVDVASMPNEVRPLAEAINDLLARLDRSFTLQRHFIADAAHELRTPIMGLSIQSQLLRRAATDDERERILAQIHAGTTRLGHLAEQLLTLARLEPDAQAATSASAPVDLAALCRSVVADRARVADAHRIDLGAIVATPVMAAGNIDTLRVLLNNLVDNAIRYAGDGARVDVSARIDGTTPVLEVADDGPGIPEAERTDVWERFYRGEGAQAVTSSGSGLGLSIVKRIAEQHRATVALGTTRGGRGLTVTVRFPAPV is encoded by the coding sequence ATGATGCGCGTGCAACGCGCGATCGAGCGCTGGCGCAGCGCGTCGCTGCGGCGGCGCCTGCTGATGTGGCTGCTGCCGGCCGCGTGCGTGATCGGCCTGGTCGCGAGCGCGGGCACCTACTGGGGCGCGCTGCGCGAACTCGACGACCTGCTCGACGACCAGATGCGCAGCATGTCGAAGCAGATCGTCGTCGGCCCGAACGGCGAGCTGTCGTTCAGCAACCGCGCCAACGGCAAGCACGGCTTCGAGGCCAGCGATCCCGATGCCGTGCTGCTGCAGGTCTGGCGCAACGGCACGCTCATGTATTCGACCGACCGCGATTCGAAGCTGCCGCCGCCCGCGCAGACGGGCATCGCGAGCATCGACGTCGGCGGTCAGCCGTGGCGCACCTATGTGACCGAGCGCGGCGGCACGACGATCCGGCTCGCGCAGGCGCGTCATGCGCGGTGGGAAGCGATCGCAGGCATCGCCGTGCACCTGCTGTGGCCGGTGTTCTCGATGTTGCCGGTGCTGGCGATCGGCCTGTGGTTCGGCATCGGCGCGGGACTGCGGCCGCTGCGCACGATCGCATCCGGCCTTAAACGCAGGAATGCGAACAATCTCGAACCCGTCGATGTCGCATCGATGCCGAACGAGGTCCGGCCGCTCGCCGAAGCGATCAACGACCTGCTCGCGCGGCTCGACCGCTCGTTCACGCTGCAGCGGCACTTCATCGCCGATGCCGCGCACGAGTTGCGCACGCCGATCATGGGGCTGTCGATTCAGTCGCAATTGCTGCGGCGCGCGGCGACCGACGACGAGCGCGAGCGCATTCTCGCGCAGATCCATGCGGGTACGACGCGCCTCGGCCACCTCGCCGAACAGCTGCTGACGCTCGCGCGCCTCGAACCCGATGCGCAAGCGGCCACGTCCGCGTCAGCGCCCGTCGATCTCGCCGCGTTGTGCCGGTCGGTGGTCGCGGACCGCGCGCGCGTCGCCGACGCGCACCGGATCGATCTCGGCGCGATCGTCGCAACGCCCGTGATGGCCGCGGGCAATATCGACACGCTGCGCGTGCTGCTGAACAACCTCGTCGACAACGCGATCCGCTATGCGGGCGACGGCGCGCGCGTCGATGTTTCCGCGCGCATCGACGGCACGACGCCCGTGCTCGAAGTCGCCGACGACGGCCCCGGGATCCCGGAAGCCGAGCGCACCGACGTGTGGGAACGTTTCTATCGCGGCGAGGGTGCGCAGGCCGTCACGTCGTCGGGCAGCGGGCTCGGGCTGTCGATCGTCAAGCGGATCGCCGAACAGCATCGCGCGACGGTCGCACTCGGCACCACGCGCGGCGGGCGCGGGCTGACTGTCACGGTGCGCTTCCCTGCACCAGTCTGA
- a CDS encoding MarR family winged helix-turn-helix transcriptional regulator — translation MTKSEKLTAVALSVFRLNGLLIEWGNAFAGPHGLTSARWQVLGAISMAPEAPNIPQIADAMGITRQAVLKQINVLVDEGLVRSLPNPAHKRSPLYALTPRGDAAYQAVVGQWQQHVRDIAGDFSSTDLDAAIRVLSAMSVAHDQDGQA, via the coding sequence ATGACGAAATCCGAAAAGTTGACCGCCGTCGCGCTATCCGTATTCCGCTTGAACGGTCTGCTGATCGAATGGGGCAACGCCTTTGCCGGGCCGCACGGCTTGACCAGTGCGCGCTGGCAAGTGCTCGGCGCGATCTCGATGGCGCCGGAAGCCCCGAACATCCCGCAGATCGCCGACGCGATGGGTATCACCCGGCAGGCCGTGCTGAAACAGATCAACGTGCTGGTCGACGAAGGGCTGGTCCGGTCGCTGCCGAACCCGGCGCACAAGCGCTCGCCGCTGTATGCGCTGACCCCTCGCGGCGACGCGGCCTATCAGGCCGTGGTCGGGCAATGGCAACAGCACGTTCGCGACATTGCCGGCGACTTCAGTTCAACTGACCTGGATGCGGCGATTCGCGTGCTGTCGGCGATGTCCGTCGCGCATGACCAGGATGGCCAAGCGTAA
- a CDS encoding antibiotic biosynthesis monooxygenase family protein: protein MPQFKPMDPAFPIQQQIAIDAEPVVLVNVFTLDPADEADFLAVWKDDAEFMKRQPGFISTQLHRALGDSPTYLNYAIWESTHAFRAAFTHPEFVAKLSAYPSSAVASPHLFQKVGVAGICTA, encoded by the coding sequence ATGCCTCAGTTCAAGCCGATGGATCCGGCATTTCCGATCCAGCAACAGATCGCCATCGACGCGGAGCCCGTCGTCCTCGTCAACGTGTTCACGCTGGATCCCGCGGACGAAGCGGACTTTCTGGCCGTGTGGAAGGACGACGCCGAATTCATGAAGCGGCAGCCGGGATTCATCTCGACCCAGCTTCATCGCGCGCTCGGCGACAGTCCGACTTACCTGAACTACGCGATCTGGGAATCGACGCACGCGTTTCGTGCGGCCTTCACGCATCCCGAGTTCGTCGCCAAGCTCTCGGCCTATCCGTCGTCCGCCGTCGCCAGCCCGCACCTGTTCCAGAAAGTCGGCGTGGCCGGTATTTGCACTGCGTGA
- a CDS encoding membrane protein — protein sequence MEHFTAWQLLVSLVLVAVVVYPYVRIVRRTGHSGWWILAMFVPVLNFIMLWVFAFARWPAVDDRQG from the coding sequence ATGGAACACTTCACCGCGTGGCAGTTGCTCGTCTCGCTCGTGCTCGTCGCTGTCGTCGTCTATCCGTATGTCCGCATCGTCCGGCGCACCGGGCATTCGGGCTGGTGGATCCTGGCGATGTTCGTCCCGGTCCTGAACTTCATCATGTTGTGGGTGTTCGCGTTCGCGCGCTGGCCCGCCGTCGACGATCGGCAAGGCTGA
- the blaPEN-bcc gene encoding PEN family class A beta-lactamase, Bcc-type — protein MTYSSKRRTLLLAAATAPLALTVAACASSQAAAPNEAATPDVAAAAAAAALAHLERDAGGRLGVCAIDTASGRRVAHRAAERFPFCSTFKAMLSAAVLAQSVARPGLLQQRVTYGKADLVNYSPVTEKHVGAGMTVAELCEATIQYSDNSAANLLMKLIGGPSAVTAYARSIGDDTFRLDRWETELNTALPGDLRDTTTPAAMAASMRVLTLGDALPAAQRAQLVTWLRGNKVGDKRIRAGVPAGWTVGDKTGTGDYGTTNDAGVVWAPSRAPIVLAVYYTQARADARAKDDVIADVARVVVAAFG, from the coding sequence ATGACCTACTCATCGAAACGTCGAACCCTGTTGCTGGCCGCCGCGACGGCGCCGCTCGCCCTGACCGTCGCGGCGTGCGCGTCGTCGCAGGCCGCTGCGCCGAACGAGGCTGCGACGCCGGACGTCGCAGCCGCTGCCGCCGCGGCGGCGCTTGCCCATCTCGAACGCGACGCGGGCGGCCGTCTCGGCGTGTGCGCGATCGACACCGCGAGCGGCCGGCGCGTGGCGCATCGCGCCGCCGAACGCTTCCCGTTCTGCAGCACGTTCAAGGCGATGCTGAGTGCGGCGGTGCTTGCGCAGAGCGTTGCGCGTCCGGGATTGCTGCAACAACGCGTGACGTACGGAAAGGCCGATCTCGTCAACTATTCGCCGGTGACGGAGAAGCATGTCGGCGCGGGCATGACGGTTGCCGAACTGTGCGAGGCCACGATCCAGTACAGCGACAACTCGGCCGCGAACCTGTTGATGAAGCTGATCGGCGGCCCGTCGGCGGTGACTGCATATGCTCGCTCGATCGGCGACGACACGTTCCGGCTCGATCGATGGGAGACCGAACTGAATACCGCACTGCCGGGCGACCTGCGCGACACGACGACGCCGGCCGCGATGGCCGCGAGCATGCGCGTGCTGACGCTCGGCGATGCGCTGCCGGCCGCGCAGCGTGCGCAGCTCGTCACGTGGCTGCGCGGCAACAAGGTCGGCGACAAGCGGATCCGCGCGGGCGTGCCGGCCGGGTGGACGGTCGGCGACAAGACGGGCACCGGCGACTACGGGACGACGAATGATGCGGGCGTCGTGTGGGCGCCGTCGCGTGCGCCGATCGTGCTGGCCGTGTACTACACGCAGGCGCGTGCCGATGCGCGGGCGAAGGACGATGTGATCGCCGACGTCGCGCGCGTCGTGGTTGCGGCATTCGGTTGA
- the penR gene encoding beta-lactamase transcriptional regulator PenR, which yields MTKLRPHLPLNALRAFESSARHLNFTRAGLELSVTQAAVSQQVRSLEERLGCTLFTRLPRGLGLTDEGRALLPVLSDAFSRIETVLKQFDGGRFHEVLTLGVVGTFAIGWLMPRLKQFGDTHPFVELRLRTNNNVVDLAAEGLDFAIRFGEGNWPATRNERLLDAPLTALCAPEIARRLAQPADLANETLLRSYRTDEWLGWFDAAQLEPWAVNGPVFDSSRLMVEAAMQGAGVALAPACMFARELQLGLLARPLDIDVRAGGYWLTSLKSKPLTPAMTLFRDWIAAEAADTAPAA from the coding sequence ATGACTAAGCTCCGCCCTCATCTTCCGCTCAATGCGCTGCGCGCGTTCGAATCGTCCGCGCGCCACCTGAACTTCACGCGCGCCGGCCTCGAGCTGAGCGTGACCCAGGCCGCGGTCAGCCAGCAGGTGCGTTCGCTCGAGGAACGGCTCGGCTGCACGCTGTTCACGCGGCTGCCGCGCGGCCTCGGGCTCACCGACGAGGGGCGCGCTCTACTGCCCGTGCTGAGCGATGCGTTCAGCCGCATCGAGACGGTGCTCAAGCAGTTCGACGGCGGGCGTTTCCACGAGGTGCTGACGCTCGGTGTCGTCGGCACCTTTGCCATAGGCTGGCTAATGCCACGGCTGAAGCAGTTCGGCGATACGCACCCGTTCGTCGAGCTGCGGCTGCGGACCAACAACAACGTCGTCGACCTCGCCGCCGAGGGCCTCGACTTCGCGATCCGTTTCGGTGAAGGCAACTGGCCGGCGACGCGCAACGAGCGCCTGCTCGATGCGCCGCTCACCGCGCTGTGCGCGCCGGAAATCGCGCGGCGCCTCGCGCAGCCGGCCGATCTCGCGAATGAAACGCTGCTGCGCTCGTACCGCACCGACGAATGGCTCGGCTGGTTCGACGCCGCGCAGCTCGAACCGTGGGCGGTCAACGGGCCGGTGTTCGATTCGTCGCGGCTGATGGTCGAGGCCGCGATGCAGGGCGCGGGCGTCGCGCTCGCGCCGGCCTGCATGTTCGCGCGCGAACTGCAGCTCGGCCTGCTCGCGCGACCGCTCGACATCGACGTGCGCGCGGGCGGCTACTGGCTCACGTCGCTGAAGTCGAAACCGCTCACGCCCGCGATGACGCTCTTTCGCGACTGGATCGCGGCCGAAGCGGCCGACACGGCACCGGCCGCGTAA